The genomic segment GCAGTACGATCGACGACGAAGGCCACACGCCCCTGCCCTATTCCATCGCGGCGGCCAGCAGGGCGAGCGAACGGCTGGAGATCGCCGCCGGCTGCGACCTGCGCTCCGAACGCAGGGAGGACTTTTCCAGGCGCTGGGGCGTCCACGCCCTGTACGAGGATTTCCGGGAGATGGTCCGGGAGGAACGCCCCGACATAGTTGCCGTATGCACCACCGCCTCGGGTCTGCAGAAACCGGCCCGGGAGGCGCCCGACGCGTCGTTCCGCGGAGATTCCCACGCCGAGTTGGCCGTCGCACTGGCGGAATTGGGCGTGCCCATGCTCTACGTGGAAAAGGCCATGGCCAGCTCCATGGCCGCGGCCGACGATATCCACGACGCCGTTTTGAAGCACGGAACGGTGTTCAATACGGGCGTGCTGCGCAGATTCGACAACCGCTACGGCGTGGTGCGGAACGCGGTCCTGAGAGGCGACGTGGGCGAACCCAGGGCGGCTATCCACTACGCGCGTTCATCCCTGATGCACGGTCACATCCATTCCATCGACACGCTCTCCTGGCTGCTCGGTGATCCCGTCATCAGGTCCGTTCGCGGCGAGATCGACCCCCGGGACTACGTCATCGAAGACGATCACATCCCCTACGACCCGATCGCGACGTACGAACTGGACTTCGAGAACGGTGTGCGTGCGTGGTCGATCCCCGCGGCGGGATGGGAGTACGAGATCATCGGGTCCGAAGGGACCATCCGGTCGCTGAACAACGGGGCCGGCGCATCATTGCGGCGCGCGCCGCTCGACGAAGGAGACGATCATAAGGGTCGCAGCACCTGGGAGGAAGTGCCGTTCGAATTCGTTACGCCTGAGAGCACGGTCGTGTCCTGCCTCGAAGATCTCATCCGTGCATACGAGACGGACGAGCAAAGCCTCGGCCATGTCGAGATCGCCCACCACATCACGGAAGCCTGCATCGCCGTCGCCGAAAGCCACCGCCGCGGCGGCGCCTGGGTGGATCTCCCGCTGGTCAACCGGGATCTGTACATCTGGCACGTCTGAATGCCTGGTCGGGAGCAGCAGGCTGTGCTATCGCCCCCATGATCTGGGTTTATTACCTTGGGGGTGGTTCGTCCTGTGGTGCGGAAGCGTTGAATCTCAAGTAACCCCTCACCTCATCCACCTTAGTCTCCACCCGGTCCAACGATGCCCGCAAATCCTTGATCTCCGCTTTGATTTCGGTCCTTAAGCTACTCATTTCAGTGCGCAATTCAGATCTCAAGCTACCCATTTCGTTTCTCAAGCTACCCATTTCGTTTCTCAAGCTACCTGTTTCACTTCCAATTTCATCCCTTATGGAGTTTAACGAAACATGCAAATACGTTAATACTGAAATAAGGGTGATTATCGATGTAAAGACTGCGCCGTGACGCTGCCACCAACCTGACTCGGTCATTCCATTCCCTCCCAATACATTACGCATTGTGTCCACGATGCCTGTGGTTCCTGAATCTTACTGACGGGGGCTGGAATCGTTGCCGGTTACAAGATCCGTAATCGCAATCCGGATCACCCGGATATCTTCATTGATGTCTTCGAGAGT from the Gemmatimonadota bacterium genome contains:
- a CDS encoding Gfo/Idh/MocA family oxidoreductase, translating into MKTYRVGIIGLGRMGSTIDDEGHTPLPYSIAAASRASERLEIAAGCDLRSERREDFSRRWGVHALYEDFREMVREERPDIVAVCTTASGLQKPAREAPDASFRGDSHAELAVALAELGVPMLYVEKAMASSMAAADDIHDAVLKHGTVFNTGVLRRFDNRYGVVRNAVLRGDVGEPRAAIHYARSSLMHGHIHSIDTLSWLLGDPVIRSVRGEIDPRDYVIEDDHIPYDPIATYELDFENGVRAWSIPAAGWEYEIIGSEGTIRSLNNGAGASLRRAPLDEGDDHKGRSTWEEVPFEFVTPESTVVSCLEDLIRAYETDEQSLGHVEIAHHITEACIAVAESHRRGGAWVDLPLVNRDLYIWHV